From Pseudomonas sp. StFLB209, a single genomic window includes:
- a CDS encoding CsgG/HfaB family protein, producing the protein MLVSGCATSRPAATFNPASLAPPTQISRDLANLPAPAGPISVAVYGLRDQTGQYKPSPDSSFSTAVTQGAASLLVTALRDSKWFKPMERENLQDLLTERKIIRALEQPQDQAQVQLPPLRPANLIVEGAIVGYESNVRTGGLGVRYLGIGPSELYRQDQVTVNLRAVDIRTGEIIQSITTTKTIFSIQVDFGVFKYVSLKHLLEVETGISRNEPVQQCVREAIETALVHMVAQGVRDGSWRLKNPDDINQPLLQAYLKNYDEQTLAMPLTGSDK; encoded by the coding sequence ATGCTGGTCAGCGGTTGTGCTACGTCCCGTCCAGCGGCGACCTTCAACCCCGCATCGCTGGCTCCCCCTACCCAAATTTCCCGCGATCTGGCCAACCTGCCAGCCCCGGCCGGCCCGATTTCCGTGGCAGTCTATGGCTTGCGCGACCAGACCGGCCAATACAAGCCTTCACCAGACAGCTCGTTTTCCACGGCCGTCACCCAAGGCGCCGCGTCACTGCTGGTGACCGCCCTGCGTGACTCGAAGTGGTTCAAGCCGATGGAGCGTGAAAACCTGCAGGACCTGCTCACCGAGCGCAAGATCATCCGCGCGCTGGAGCAACCTCAGGACCAGGCCCAGGTACAGTTGCCCCCCCTGCGGCCCGCCAACCTGATCGTTGAAGGCGCCATCGTCGGCTACGAAAGCAACGTGCGCACCGGCGGTCTGGGCGTGCGTTACCTGGGCATCGGCCCTTCAGAGCTGTATCGCCAGGATCAGGTCACCGTCAACCTGCGGGCCGTGGACATCCGCACGGGCGAGATTATCCAGAGCATCACCACGACCAAAACGATCTTTTCCATCCAGGTCGATTTCGGCGTTTTCAAATATGTCTCGCTCAAGCACCTGCTGGAAGTCGAGACCGGTATCAGCCGCAACGAACCGGTCCAGCAGTGTGTGCGTGAAGCCATCGAGACCGCGCTGGTGCACATGGTTGCCCAAGGTGTGCGTGACGGCAGCTGGCGTCTGAAAAACCCTGACGACATCAACCAGCCGCTGCTGCAGGCCTATTTGAAGAATTACGACGAACAGACGCTGGCCATGCCTCTTACCGGGTCCGACAAATAA
- a CDS encoding curlin-associated protein: MAFHLNLRGYLAAVLLISSGLCQAADLQAEARYAGIVNGKVANIEQIGSWNQTRVEQSGASQQLTQRQDGNRNQAQISQSGANNQAYLQQTGNANDIVLSQAGSYNQASLQQNGLNNSANVQQSGAYNQAQVSQYGNGNQASVQQSGFGGTASVTQYGNNSTASIKQW, from the coding sequence ATGGCATTTCATCTCAACCTGCGCGGCTACCTGGCCGCCGTCCTGCTGATCAGCAGCGGCCTCTGCCAGGCCGCGGATCTGCAAGCTGAAGCCCGCTACGCCGGCATCGTCAACGGTAAAGTGGCAAACATCGAACAGATCGGTTCCTGGAACCAGACCCGGGTCGAGCAAAGCGGTGCCAGCCAGCAACTGACCCAGCGTCAGGACGGCAATCGCAACCAGGCGCAGATCAGCCAGAGCGGCGCGAACAACCAGGCTTACCTGCAGCAGACCGGCAACGCCAACGACATCGTGCTCAGCCAGGCCGGCAGCTACAACCAGGCCAGCCTGCAACAAAACGGTCTGAACAACAGCGCCAACGTCCAACAGAGCGGCGCCTACAATCAGGCGCAGGTCAGCCAGTACGGCAATGGCAACCAGGCCAGCGTGCAACAGAGCGGCTTCGGCGGTACGGCCTCAGTCACCCAGTACGGCAACAATTCCACCGCCAGCATCAAACAATGGTGA
- the csgH gene encoding curli-like amyloid fiber formation chaperone CsgH, producing MIDISQLVVSIDTQRNGEAVLISPLLQSPAPLTLQYRLSVRQTSSNGTSSISQSGDLHSGVASSVVQISLPSGATCQIHLQVLQDNQVLKQLERDCE from the coding sequence ATGATCGACATCTCCCAACTGGTGGTATCGATCGACACCCAGCGCAACGGCGAGGCGGTGCTGATAAGCCCGCTGCTGCAAAGCCCTGCGCCGCTGACCCTGCAATACCGCCTGAGCGTTCGCCAGACCAGCAGCAACGGCACCTCAAGCATCAGCCAGAGCGGCGACCTGCACAGCGGCGTGGCCTCTTCAGTCGTGCAAATCAGCCTGCCTTCAGGCGCGACATGCCAGATCCATCTGCAAGTTCTGCAGGACAATCAGGTGCTCAAACAACTCGAACGCGATTGCGAATAA
- a CDS encoding lysozyme inhibitor LprI family protein: MSLPRSLLLLTALILPALPVQAKEPQYSVTYDRCMDTSGGVTVEMLDCNAAELKRHDARLNAQYKAALAAHGETQQALLREAQRQWIKYRDANCSFYAQLTGGTMDRLNSSSCVLEATARRADELEGLAGM; this comes from the coding sequence ATGTCGCTGCCACGCTCGCTGCTGCTTCTCACCGCCTTGATCCTGCCTGCACTGCCTGTCCAGGCCAAAGAACCGCAATACAGCGTCACCTATGACCGCTGCATGGACACCTCCGGCGGCGTTACGGTGGAAATGCTCGACTGCAACGCAGCCGAGCTCAAACGCCACGACGCCCGCCTCAACGCCCAGTACAAAGCCGCCCTGGCTGCCCACGGCGAAACCCAGCAAGCGCTGCTGCGCGAGGCCCAGCGCCAGTGGATCAAGTACCGCGATGCCAACTGCAGCTTCTATGCCCAGCTCACCGGCGGCACCATGGACCGCCTCAACAGCAGCAGTTGCGTACTCGAAGCCACCGCGCGGCGGGCTGATGAGCTGGAAGGACTGGCGGGTATGTGA
- a CDS encoding GFA family protein, with product MAQTFTGGCLCGAIRFEAHGAAGNPHNCSCRFCQRHTGSLSAPWVEYPSDQIRWTGPGGAPATWRSSDYSSRAFCATCGSSLGAIDDAPTVALLIGCFDDPRNLDFKPEYHSFEDRLV from the coding sequence ATGGCCCAGACCTTTACCGGCGGCTGCCTGTGTGGTGCGATCCGCTTCGAAGCCCACGGCGCCGCTGGCAACCCGCACAACTGCTCATGCCGGTTCTGCCAGCGCCACACCGGCAGCCTGAGCGCACCCTGGGTGGAATACCCCAGCGACCAGATACGCTGGACCGGCCCCGGCGGTGCACCGGCCACCTGGCGTTCCAGCGACTATTCGAGCCGGGCCTTCTGCGCCACCTGCGGCAGCTCACTCGGTGCGATAGACGATGCGCCGACAGTCGCCCTGCTGATCGGCTGCTTCGACGACCCACGTAACCTGGACTTCAAGCCGGAGTATCACTCGTTTGAAGACCGGCTTGTTTGA